The Pararhizobium sp. IMCC21322 sequence ATAGGCATGATGACGTCATCCACCATCGATTTGACGATTCCGCTGAATGCTGCGCCGATGATCACGCCGATGGCGAGATCCATGACATTGCCCTTCAAGGCAAATTCTTTAAATTCCTTAAGCATGTTCACCCCTTGATTTTGCTTGTGTAAGGAACCGGATACATGCCCCAAAACAGGTGGCAAAGGCAAGTAAGACCTCAACTATGTAATGACTTTCACCATTTCAGTTCCGCAGCTACAGTGGCGTAACAAAAGAATACTCCTCGGGAGGAGAAGGGAATGCTGGCCGGTTGGGTCGTCGTTGCGACGGCACTATTTTACATTGTGCTTCTGTTTCTGGTTGCAACCTATGGCGATCGCGCATCACGACGCAAGTCGCGCTCCAACCCGGGATTTGCTCAGCGTTTTTCTGCACGACCCACACTCTATGCGCTCTCTTTGGCCGTTTATTGCACCAGCTGGACGTTTTTCGGCTCGGTTGGCCTGGCAGCCAGAACGGGATGGGACTTCATCGGCATCTACACCGGCCCCATACTCGTCTTCACTGTGGGCTATCCATTGGTGCGCCACATTGTTGCCGTTTCCAAAACCGAGCGCATCACATCTGTCGCGGATTTCATTTCCGCGCGTTATGGCAAAAGCCAGACCGTGGCCATGGTCGCAACCCTGATCGCGGTTGTAGGTTCGGTTCCTTATATTGCCCTGCAATTGAAAGCCGTCTCGACATCTCTGGCAGCAACAGTGCTGCGAACGGAGAGCGGTCAGGCAGCAGATTTATCCGTGCCGATTATCGGCGACGTCGCATTGCTTGTGGCCATTGCAATGGCGCTCTTTGCGGTCCTGTTTGGAACCCGGCACAGCGATGCGACAGAGCACCAGGAAGGTCTGATGCTGGCTGTGGCCACGGAAAGTGTGGTCAAGCTGATTGCCTTTGTCAGTGTTGGCGTATTTGTCCTGACAATCCTGTATGACGGGCCTGCCGATCTGTTCCAGGCCGCCGCTGACGCAGGCAACATTCTGCCGCTTTATGAAGGGCCCCTGAATTGGGGGCAATTGGCTGTTTTCACGCTGCTCAGCAGCTTTGCTGTCTTGCTGTTGCCTCGGCAATTCCATGTCACCGTCGTGGAGAACAACAATGCCAGCGAGTTGAAGCGGGCTGTCTGGCTGTTTCCACTGTATCTGCTGGCCATCAATCTGTTCGTGGTCCCCATTGCAATTGCGGGTCGGTTGACCCTGGGGCCGGATGTGAGCGCTGATCTGTTCGTGGTCGCTCTTCCGCTCTCCACCCAATCGGTGGGCTTTGTCATCATCGCCTTTATCGGTGGTCTTTCTGCCGCCACAGCCATGGTTATTGTGGCAGCTGTTGCGCTGTCGATCATGATTTCCAATCAGATTGTCCTTCCGATCCTGTTGCGTCGTTCACCCGAAAAATTTGCTGGTTGGGACATGACCCGGACCGTATTGGTGGTGCGCCGGATTGCTATTTTTTTCGTGCTGGCGCTGGGCTATCTGTATTATGAACTGGCCGGTGACAGTGCAGCGCTGGCGTCCATCGGATTGTTGTCATTTGCCGCCATTGCGCAACTGGCTCCAGCTTTTCTGGGTGGGTTGTTCTGGCGTGGTGCAACGGCGCGCGGCGCTGTTGCCGCAATGGTGATGGGGTTCGCGGTCTGGTTTTACACACTGCTGCTGCCAAGCTTTGCCCATAGCAGCGGCGCTTTGGCGGCACTGCTGGCAGAGGGACCTTTTCAATTGTCCTGGCTGCGCCCCGAACATTTGTTTGGCAGTGATCTGCCACCACTCACTCACGGGGTACTTTGGTCTCTTGCCGCCAATGTATTTGGCTATGTCGCTTTGTCCCTGACGCGGCAACCATTGCCACTGGAACGGCTGCAGGCGGACAGCTTTGTGCATAACAATCTGCCAAACACGGGCACCTTGCTGGCCCAGCGCAAATCCTGGCGTGGAAATGTAACAGTCGAGGAATTGCAGCAGACGATTTCCCGTTATCTTGGATCGGAACGCACGGAACGCGCCTTCAAGGCCTATGCAAAAGACAATCGTGTTGATCTGACACCATACATTCTGGCGGACTCTGCGCTGATCAGCCACTCCGAGCAATTGTTGGCGTCCGCCATCGGAGCAGCGTCTTCGCGGCTGGTCCTGTCCCTGCTTATGCAGAAAACTGACGCCAAAGGGCGTGTCCCGATTGGGCTTTTGGATGATGCCTCACAGGCGATTCAATACAACAGAGACCTGCTGCAAAGCGCGTTGGATCATGTGTGGCAGGGCATTGCCGTGTTTGACATCAATCTGCGTCTGATTTGCTGGAACCAGCATTTCAGAGGGTTCCTGAACCTGCCAACCGAGTTTGGTCAGGTTGGCACCTCTCTTGGCGATGTTGTGCGTTTTGGGGTTGAGAACGGCCACTACGGATCAGGCAATCCTGCAACCATGATTGACAGCCGCCTGAAGCAATTGGTGGAAGCACCGAGTATCTTTGAAGAGACGTTTCAACCAACCGGCCAAATTCTGGAAGTGCGCACCAACCGCATGCCCGATGGCGGCATAGTGGTGACCTATACAGATGTCAGCGAGCGGGCAGCCAGCAAGCGCACGCTGGAAGAGGTCAATCATGCTCTGGAAGAGAGGGTCAAGGTGCGAACTGAAGAGCTGACCCAGCTGAATGCGCAGCTGGAACACGCCAGCCAGATGGCCCACGAAGCGAATGTCGGCAAAACAAAATTCCTCGCGGCTGCCGGTCACGATATTCTCCAGCCGCTGAATGCTGCCCGGCTTTACACAACGGCGTTGGGTGAGCTTCTGACCGATGAAAGTCATCTGAAAAGCGCTCATAATATTGAAGCGGCTTTGGGATCGGTTGAAGACATTTTAAGCGCGTTGCTGGATATTTCCCGGCTTGATGCGGGCGCCACAACCACGGAGATCACCGTGGTGTCGCTGGACGATTTACTGGAGAAGCTGCAGGTTGAATTTTCGCCGATGGCGGAAGCCAAAGACCTGACATTTCATGTGATCAAAAGTCGGCTACATGTGCGCTCTGACAGACGCTTGCTGCGCCGATTGCTGCAGAACCTTATTTCAAATGCCATCAAATACACGCCGCAAGGGCGTGTGACCGTCGGCTGCCGCCGACACGATCACACCACAACGCTGCATATCTATGACACGGGCATAGGGATTCCGCTTTCCAAGCAAAAAGAGATATTCGGAGAATTTCAGCGGCTGGAATCCGGAATAAAGGAGGGCCCGGGCCTGGGTCTGGGTCTGTCAATTGTTGAGCGTCTTTCTGACATTTTGAAACACCCGATAAGTCTTGAATCGCGCATCGGCATGGGAACACGTTTTTCAGTGACAATGCCGATTGCCCAAGCCGTCGCGCTGCCGCAAACGGCAGCATCAAAACCCGTGGCACCGCTGGCCCGGTTGGAAGGAACGCTGATCCTGTGCATCGACAATGAAGTCCAGATTCTGGATGGAATGCGCAATCTGCTGGAAGGGTGGGGCTGCAGAGTGTTGATCGCCTCCAATCAGGACGAGGCGACCCAGGTCATTGAAGCAGAGCGCAAACGGTCCGGCGATTTACCTGATGTCATTCTGGTGGATTATCATCTTGACGGTGACATACGGGGTGTTGAAGTGCTGGCAAGACTGCGCTGGCGCTTTAAAAGTGGCTTGCCTGCCGTATTGATCACAGCAGACAGGACGGCGTTTGTCAGAGATGAAGCGGCGAGGAAAGATATGCCGATCCTGAACAAACCTTTGAAACCAGCCGCGCTGCGCAGCCTGTTACAACAATTGGCGCGCACCGGTCATCCCAAAACCAACGCCCCTGCAGCGGAGTAGGCTGCATGAACAAATTACGCTCCAGCATCATCCGCAGTTGATCTTCCTGGAAGAATGCCGGGAACTACAGGCAACAGCAATCTCATGGGCTGGGCAGCACTGAGTTGGCAAAACTGTGCTTAGTTGGCGGTGTCGCCCCCTGCGGTAGTACCCTGCCATTGACCGGCTTCAATCCTGGCTGCAGCAATCACGGCCTGGGTTCGACTGTCGACATTGAGTTTTTGTAAAATGGCTGACACATGCGCCTTGATTGTCGCTTCCGAAACGCTGAGTTCATAAGCAATCTGCTTGTTCAGCAAGCCTTCACTTAACATCATCAGAACTCTGACCTGCTGAGGTGTCAGCGTGGAGAGGCGCGCTACCATATTTGCGGTTTCATCATCAATCGGAGCGTCGGGATCATAGTCGTCCGGCAGCCAGATTGCGCCGCCCAGCACGGCATCAATCGCTTCTCGCATCACGTCAATGCCCATCGACTTTGGAATGAAACCGCTGGCACCCAGCTCCATACAGTGGCGCATTGTCAGCGGGTCTTCCTTGCCGGAAACAACAATAAGCGGGACAGCGGGATATTGCGCCCGCAAATACATCAGGCCCGAAAATCCCCGTGCACCCGGCATCGACAGATCAAACAGAATGAGGTCGGTGTCAGGTTGCGCATCAAGGCTCGCCGTCACTTCATCCAGAGTGCCAGCTTCATGAATAGATGCATCGCTGAACAAGCCTTCCACCGCCTGCCGCAATGCACCGCGGAACAGTGGATGGTCATCTGCAATAATAATGTGCTGAAGATTTGTCATATTCTGTGCCTAAGCTTGCAGATGTAAGCCCCGACACACTCCCCCATATTTTGTTATATGCGTGTCAAGCATTGAGACTGTTTTGTAGCACAACAGGCAAAAAATGCACGTCCGGTTCACACAAATCACCCTGTATTGCGCCTCATAGGACTGGCAGGCAAAGACAAACGGCAGGAATTGCGTTAGAAAACCCATATTGGCCGGGGCCTGCGGCGGTATGATTCGTCGCGGAGCGTTGGTTGGCGAAGTGATTCCGTCCCAGAACACAGATACAGAGTACCGGCAAGGCAGAATGTCAAAACCCTATTGGCGCTCAGCAACATTAAGAAACTGGCTTATGGCCCTGTTGATTCTGACGGCCCTTTTTGGCGCGCCACTGGCGGCTGCCCGATTGCCGTCAGACCTGATCATGGGCCTGCCGGCAACGCTGGTATTTTTTGCCATTGGGATGCCCCTGCTATTTTTGATTTTGGCCATTTTCAAGATCAGCCTCCAACATGGTCTCGATCGAAACTATGAACTGGACAGGGAAGATCAGTTGCTGCGCAGGCGCGTACCAAAGCGCCTCAAATCCTTTCCGGTCAAAGCCATCGATGTGCCTGACCCGGATATCCCTGTTACCAAAAGCAAGCAGTCTGACGACGATGCAAAGCTGCATGAGATGACCGACATTAGCCAGAACAGCCGAACGCAGGTGGCTGAATAATGCGGCTTCGGGTTCTCAATTCCTTCCTGCTTGGCACCATTATTCTGCTTGGAATTCTTGGCCTCCTGGAGCGGCTTGGCCTCTCCAGTGATCTTGTAACCCGCCTTCTGTTTGCGCTGCTGCTTGTGTCACTGCTGTTTTCCGGCGTGCGGGCGCGCAGCGTTCGCACTACCGATATGTTTGTTGATGGCTACCGCATGACGCCCATGCCAAACGGGCTTGCCATGGCGATGATTGCCACCGGCGCTCTGGGCTACAGTTTTTGGCCAGGTGACGTGTTCGCCAATCAATTGAGTGGATTTACAGTTCCGCTGGGCGTTGTTGGCGGCGTGGCGTTGATGGGCGCCCTGTTTGTTCCGTTTCTGCGGCGCGCGGATGTATTAACTCCCATGGAGTTGTTGCAGCAACGCTTCAACTCCCGCACTTTATTATTGTTGGCCACCGTCATTTCAGCGGTCGCGATCATCAGCGTCCTTATCGGACAGATTTCTTTCCTGTTCGGCCTCAGCGCCCGTTTCACAACGGTGTCCGCAAATTCGGCGCTGATTGTCATTCTGGTTGGTGTTTCACTGCCGCTGGTGCTGGGCGGTATGCGGGCTGCAAGCTGGCTGCAGATGACAATGGCCGTGCTGGTGGGCTTTGGCTTTTTATTGTTTTTGGCATGGATTGCGTTCGATCTGACGGGCCTGCCGATGCCTCATCTGTCGGCCAGTGATGCCTGGACCGCAACCCG is a genomic window containing:
- a CDS encoding PAS domain-containing hybrid sensor histidine kinase/response regulator, yielding MLAGWVVVATALFYIVLLFLVATYGDRASRRKSRSNPGFAQRFSARPTLYALSLAVYCTSWTFFGSVGLAARTGWDFIGIYTGPILVFTVGYPLVRHIVAVSKTERITSVADFISARYGKSQTVAMVATLIAVVGSVPYIALQLKAVSTSLAATVLRTESGQAADLSVPIIGDVALLVAIAMALFAVLFGTRHSDATEHQEGLMLAVATESVVKLIAFVSVGVFVLTILYDGPADLFQAAADAGNILPLYEGPLNWGQLAVFTLLSSFAVLLLPRQFHVTVVENNNASELKRAVWLFPLYLLAINLFVVPIAIAGRLTLGPDVSADLFVVALPLSTQSVGFVIIAFIGGLSAATAMVIVAAVALSIMISNQIVLPILLRRSPEKFAGWDMTRTVLVVRRIAIFFVLALGYLYYELAGDSAALASIGLLSFAAIAQLAPAFLGGLFWRGATARGAVAAMVMGFAVWFYTLLLPSFAHSSGALAALLAEGPFQLSWLRPEHLFGSDLPPLTHGVLWSLAANVFGYVALSLTRQPLPLERLQADSFVHNNLPNTGTLLAQRKSWRGNVTVEELQQTISRYLGSERTERAFKAYAKDNRVDLTPYILADSALISHSEQLLASAIGAASSRLVLSLLMQKTDAKGRVPIGLLDDASQAIQYNRDLLQSALDHVWQGIAVFDINLRLICWNQHFRGFLNLPTEFGQVGTSLGDVVRFGVENGHYGSGNPATMIDSRLKQLVEAPSIFEETFQPTGQILEVRTNRMPDGGIVVTYTDVSERAASKRTLEEVNHALEERVKVRTEELTQLNAQLEHASQMAHEANVGKTKFLAAAGHDILQPLNAARLYTTALGELLTDESHLKSAHNIEAALGSVEDILSALLDISRLDAGATTTEITVVSLDDLLEKLQVEFSPMAEAKDLTFHVIKSRLHVRSDRRLLRRLLQNLISNAIKYTPQGRVTVGCRRHDHTTTLHIYDTGIGIPLSKQKEIFGEFQRLESGIKEGPGLGLGLSIVERLSDILKHPISLESRIGMGTRFSVTMPIAQAVALPQTAASKPVAPLARLEGTLILCIDNEVQILDGMRNLLEGWGCRVLIASNQDEATQVIEAERKRSGDLPDVILVDYHLDGDIRGVEVLARLRWRFKSGLPAVLITADRTAFVRDEAARKDMPILNKPLKPAALRSLLQQLARTGHPKTNAPAAE
- a CDS encoding response regulator transcription factor; this translates as MTNLQHIIIADDHPLFRGALRQAVEGLFSDASIHEAGTLDEVTASLDAQPDTDLILFDLSMPGARGFSGLMYLRAQYPAVPLIVVSGKEDPLTMRHCMELGASGFIPKSMGIDVMREAIDAVLGGAIWLPDDYDPDAPIDDETANMVARLSTLTPQQVRVLMMLSEGLLNKQIAYELSVSEATIKAHVSAILQKLNVDSRTQAVIAAARIEAGQWQGTTAGGDTAN